A genomic segment from uncultured Desulfuromonas sp. encodes:
- a CDS encoding PilZ domain-containing protein — MVDKRRKGRIKKRLRILYGKEIPSKVGFTSDVSASGLCIKSFIVYNPGTLILMELVLPNDEIVRLEGRVHWARKVPPNLIRKVKHAGMGVKIINFLSGRDSYLEMCQAQFADLS, encoded by the coding sequence ATGGTGGATAAGCGCCGAAAAGGACGCATCAAAAAAAGGTTGCGCATTTTATACGGAAAAGAGATTCCTTCCAAGGTTGGATTTACGTCGGATGTGTCTGCCTCAGGTTTGTGTATAAAGTCCTTTATCGTCTACAATCCAGGCACCTTGATTTTGATGGAACTGGTCTTGCCGAATGATGAAATCGTTCGCCTTGAGGGGCGGGTTCACTGGGCGAGAAAAGTTCCCCCGAATCTGATTCGTAAAGTTAAGCATGCCGGAATGGGCGTCAAAATCATCAACTTTCTCAGTGGCCGGGATTCTTATCTGGAGATGTGTCAGGCACAGTTTGCTGATCTCTCGTGA
- a CDS encoding DUF512 domain-containing protein — MLKIVSVEPGSIGDQLELCCGDTLLAMNGEDVHDQIDYELLQEREELLLDVEKQDGSQWELEFEKDQEESLGLHFSPPQPRQCHNNCQFCFVRQLPQGLRKSLYVRDDDYRYSYLYGAYISLTNLSEKDVSRILRLKLSPLYVSVHATDPDVRSTLLGREVDSPISLLKRLIAGGIQLHTQIVLCPGQNDGEILDRTMNDLGALYPGVLTLAVVPVGLTGHRRTLPVLQRFTAEQCRGVIEQISIAQQHFMTTQNCRFVFAADELYLQGGVPFPELEAYENLEQVENGVGLVALFRHEEEQILAEDADYQGCAVGVVTGQSAAGELTRFVERFNLQTGSRLEVFVVENHFFSGGVTVAGLLTGTDIVDQLKSKKLPAILLIPDIMCREGQEVFLDDMTLDALAVALNVELAKIPPSPWGIADFIADYHHATM, encoded by the coding sequence ATGCTGAAGATTGTCTCTGTTGAGCCGGGAAGTATTGGTGATCAGCTGGAACTGTGTTGTGGTGATACCTTGCTGGCGATGAATGGTGAAGACGTTCATGATCAGATCGATTATGAACTGTTGCAGGAACGAGAAGAACTGCTGCTGGATGTCGAAAAACAGGATGGCAGTCAGTGGGAACTGGAGTTTGAAAAAGATCAAGAGGAGTCTTTGGGACTTCATTTCAGCCCACCGCAGCCGCGCCAATGTCACAATAATTGCCAATTCTGTTTTGTCCGTCAGTTGCCGCAAGGCTTGCGGAAAAGTCTTTATGTCCGCGATGATGATTATCGTTATTCGTATCTTTATGGGGCGTATATCAGTCTGACCAATTTGTCGGAAAAGGATGTTTCCCGAATCCTTCGCCTGAAATTGTCACCTCTGTACGTTTCCGTTCATGCGACGGATCCGGATGTCCGTAGTACCCTCCTCGGACGCGAAGTTGACTCTCCAATCTCTTTGCTGAAACGTCTGATTGCCGGAGGTATTCAGCTGCATACCCAGATTGTCTTATGTCCCGGTCAGAATGACGGGGAGATTCTTGATCGTACCATGAACGATCTTGGCGCATTGTATCCGGGGGTCCTGACTTTGGCGGTTGTTCCGGTTGGGTTGACCGGACATCGCCGCACTTTGCCGGTTTTACAGCGTTTTACTGCAGAGCAGTGCCGAGGGGTGATCGAGCAGATTTCTATCGCGCAACAGCATTTTATGACAACACAAAACTGCCGATTTGTTTTTGCGGCGGATGAATTGTATCTGCAGGGAGGAGTTCCATTTCCTGAACTCGAGGCCTATGAAAATCTGGAGCAAGTCGAGAATGGCGTCGGTCTGGTCGCTCTGTTCCGTCACGAAGAAGAGCAAATCTTAGCTGAAGACGCTGATTATCAGGGCTGTGCTGTAGGTGTTGTCACTGGTCAATCTGCCGCAGGGGAGCTCACTCGTTTTGTCGAGCGCTTCAATCTCCAGACCGGAAGCCGACTGGAAGTCTTTGTTGTTGAAAATCATTTTTTTTCCGGTGGTGTCACGGTTGCCGGTCTGTTGACTGGAACTGATATCGTTGATCAGCTTAAATCAAAAAAACTCCCCGCGATTTTGCTGATTCCCGATATCATGTGCCGTGAAGGACAGGAGGTATTTCTGGATGACATGACCTTGGACGCGTTGGCTGTGGCTCTGAATGTCGAGCTGGCCAAAATTCCTCCATCACCCTGGGGGATTGCTGATTTTATTGCTGACTACCATCATGCCACAATGTAA
- a CDS encoding tetratricopeptide repeat protein has protein sequence MKTAEQMIEQATDMLEQGQSRQALDLLIQAHREFSDNEEIIVLLAEAYAENRQARKALQLLERYGQNEQAGAEIILALGDEYYAQDQVMQARKTYERLLSSTEHACEAFVRLGLLCFSEQDYEAARCYWGQALEEDPACVAAMNSLGDLYQEQNEPERAKEWYLKALDADGDDVEAAANLAELCYEVGELEESEKYARQAVSLDESYAPAWLTLGYLYLDQDREADATRCFKTFLRWENSPAASDIIIEVKAVLEGLSE, from the coding sequence ATGAAGACTGCCGAACAGATGATTGAGCAGGCGACAGACATGTTGGAACAGGGACAGTCCCGGCAGGCTCTTGACCTATTGATTCAGGCCCATCGTGAATTTAGCGACAATGAGGAAATTATTGTCCTGCTTGCTGAGGCCTATGCCGAAAATCGTCAGGCGCGTAAGGCGCTTCAATTGCTGGAGCGTTATGGCCAAAATGAACAGGCCGGAGCTGAAATTATCCTGGCGCTGGGCGATGAGTATTATGCCCAGGACCAGGTGATGCAGGCCCGTAAGACGTATGAACGATTGCTCTCTTCAACGGAACATGCGTGCGAAGCCTTCGTCCGGCTGGGATTGTTGTGTTTTTCTGAGCAGGATTATGAGGCGGCACGGTGTTATTGGGGACAGGCCCTTGAAGAAGACCCGGCCTGTGTTGCTGCCATGAATTCATTGGGAGATCTCTATCAGGAACAGAATGAACCGGAGCGCGCTAAAGAGTGGTATCTTAAGGCTCTAGATGCGGACGGTGACGATGTCGAAGCTGCTGCAAATTTGGCTGAACTTTGTTATGAGGTTGGTGAGCTGGAAGAGTCTGAAAAATATGCACGACAGGCTGTTTCACTGGATGAGAGCTATGCCCCTGCTTGGTTGACTCTCGGTTATCTTTATTTGGATCAGGACCGGGAAGCTGACGCTACTCGGTGCTTCAAAACCTTTTTACGCTGGGAAAACAGCCCGGCGGCCAGCGATATTATTATTGAGGTTAAGGCGGTTCTGGAGGGGTTGAGTGAGTGA
- a CDS encoding TlyA family RNA methyltransferase: MSASKERLDKRVVELGLCPSRERARALIMSGNVLVNETVVDKAGTRIAIDAEIRVRGGELPYVSRGGLKLAEGLEQFDLVLDGRVAMDVGASTGGFTDCLLQKGVAKVYAVDVGYGQLAWKLREDDRVVNLERTNIRELTPEQLDETPDLAVIDASFISLDKVLPPTLAVLTAQADIIALIKPQFEVGKGNVGKGGVVRDEQMHLQVIEKIRLLAQTLNCTVCGLCESPILGPKGNREFLIHLQRCPAVS, translated from the coding sequence ATGTCTGCAAGTAAAGAACGTCTGGATAAACGTGTTGTCGAATTAGGTCTCTGCCCTTCGCGCGAAAGGGCGCGTGCCTTGATTATGTCCGGAAATGTTCTGGTCAATGAAACTGTTGTGGATAAAGCTGGAACGCGTATTGCCATTGACGCTGAAATCCGGGTTCGCGGAGGAGAATTGCCGTATGTTTCCCGAGGCGGACTCAAATTGGCCGAAGGTCTGGAGCAGTTTGATCTTGTCCTCGACGGACGCGTTGCTATGGATGTCGGTGCCTCTACCGGCGGGTTTACAGATTGCCTCCTGCAAAAGGGGGTTGCAAAAGTTTATGCTGTCGATGTGGGCTATGGGCAACTGGCCTGGAAGCTACGTGAAGATGATCGGGTGGTCAATCTGGAGCGGACCAATATTCGTGAATTGACGCCGGAACAGCTCGACGAGACTCCGGACCTTGCCGTGATTGATGCCTCGTTTATCTCGCTTGACAAGGTGTTGCCGCCAACTCTTGCCGTATTGACTGCGCAAGCCGATATTATTGCCCTGATCAAACCGCAATTCGAGGTCGGCAAAGGAAATGTCGGTAAAGGGGGGGTGGTGCGGGATGAGCAGATGCATCTTCAGGTGATTGAAAAAATAAGGCTCCTGGCACAGACGTTAAACTGCACCGTGTGTGGTTTGTGCGAAAGCCCGATTCTCGGACCAAAAGGGAACCGGGAATTCCTCATCCATTTGCAACGATGCCCTGCTGTGAGTTGA
- the mutL gene encoding DNA mismatch repair endonuclease MutL: MSEKNRIAILPETLCNQIAAGEVVERPSSVVKELVENALDAEATEIVVDVDRGGKKRIRVSDNGFGMSKEDLFLCFERHATSKIRSESDLFHLNSLGFRGEALPSIAAVSRLAVVSAQAGEVSGNRLELVAGVVRHHEPEAVPVGTSFDIRDLFFNLPARRKFLRRDETEFGHIAEIITRLSLAHPHVHFRLIHNQRTILDLYRQKSLKARVADVLGRSVVDQLIEVDSGDDRLGLTGFTGDPTLNRSSTQGIYSFINGRFVRDRVLQHAIIDGYRHLLMKGRYPVCVLFLHLDPEKVDVNVHPTKHEVRFHDQRGVHDFVSQVLRQRLRTQEKSTTDQQSFEPSITSISPQFAEVSAPCNVKQPAMDLCRQSNTQMPSTHVTVLDETKVCEAALVYNRPTVEASGDIQPPQAEVEADETLGLDSEKRFFSSLRIIGQFHRSYILCEDGADLILIDQHAAHERIGFERLKNQLAIGQIDQQELLFPEVIDLNLREDAELQEHCDRFFQLGFVLEPFGGTSWAVKSVPAFIEKKDIKTMVCDMLSDFSSVGSSDISEQAIDDVLIKMACHGMIRANQALQLNEMDALLKQLDDVDFNRHCPHGRPVMQRLTLHDVEKMFRRI; this comes from the coding sequence ATGTCGGAAAAAAATCGTATTGCCATCCTCCCCGAAACGCTGTGCAACCAGATTGCCGCTGGCGAAGTGGTCGAACGTCCGTCTTCCGTGGTCAAGGAATTGGTGGAAAATGCCCTCGATGCTGAAGCAACAGAGATTGTTGTTGATGTTGACCGGGGTGGGAAAAAACGCATACGGGTCAGTGATAATGGCTTCGGGATGAGTAAAGAAGATCTCTTTCTGTGCTTTGAGCGACACGCGACCAGTAAAATTCGGAGTGAGAGCGATTTGTTTCATCTCAATTCCCTTGGATTTCGCGGCGAAGCCTTACCGTCGATTGCCGCTGTTTCACGGTTGGCTGTCGTTAGTGCCCAGGCGGGTGAAGTTTCGGGAAATCGGTTGGAGCTTGTCGCCGGTGTGGTCCGCCATCACGAGCCCGAAGCCGTACCGGTCGGAACCTCATTTGACATACGCGATCTGTTTTTTAACTTGCCTGCCAGACGTAAATTTCTACGGCGTGATGAAACGGAATTTGGCCATATTGCTGAAATTATCACTCGATTGAGCTTGGCCCATCCCCATGTTCATTTTCGTCTGATCCATAACCAGAGGACGATTCTTGATCTGTATCGGCAAAAATCTCTCAAAGCGCGCGTTGCCGATGTGCTTGGACGCTCGGTGGTGGACCAGCTGATCGAAGTCGACTCTGGTGATGACCGCCTTGGGCTTACCGGTTTTACGGGTGATCCAACATTGAACCGTTCGTCAACACAGGGGATCTACAGTTTTATTAATGGTCGTTTTGTTAGAGATCGGGTGTTGCAACATGCCATCATCGATGGCTATCGTCATTTGTTGATGAAAGGGCGCTATCCGGTCTGTGTGCTGTTTCTCCATCTTGATCCGGAAAAAGTTGACGTGAATGTTCACCCCACAAAGCATGAAGTCCGTTTTCATGATCAACGCGGTGTGCATGATTTTGTCAGTCAGGTCCTGCGCCAGAGATTGCGGACTCAGGAAAAGAGCACAACCGATCAACAGTCCTTTGAACCGTCGATCACATCGATATCGCCACAGTTTGCCGAGGTCTCTGCACCCTGCAATGTCAAACAGCCTGCAATGGATTTGTGTCGTCAGTCAAATACGCAGATGCCGTCTACGCACGTGACCGTCTTGGATGAGACCAAAGTGTGTGAAGCCGCGCTCGTTTATAACCGGCCCACCGTAGAAGCGAGTGGCGATATTCAGCCACCTCAGGCAGAGGTTGAGGCCGATGAAACATTAGGGCTGGACAGTGAAAAGCGTTTTTTTTCCAGTCTGCGGATTATCGGTCAGTTTCATCGAAGCTACATTCTGTGTGAAGATGGCGCGGATTTGATTTTGATTGATCAGCATGCCGCTCATGAACGAATCGGATTTGAACGCTTAAAAAATCAGCTTGCCATAGGGCAAATAGACCAGCAGGAGCTGTTATTTCCCGAAGTCATCGATCTTAATCTACGTGAAGACGCTGAATTGCAGGAACATTGCGACAGGTTCTTTCAGCTGGGTTTTGTCCTTGAGCCGTTTGGCGGAACGAGCTGGGCGGTGAAGTCTGTGCCGGCATTTATTGAAAAAAAAGACATTAAAACAATGGTTTGTGACATGTTGTCTGATTTTAGTTCGGTTGGTTCAAGCGACATCTCTGAGCAGGCCATTGACGATGTTCTGATCAAGATGGCTTGCCATGGTATGATTCGTGCAAATCAGGCCTTGCAGTTAAACGAGATGGACGCATTGCTCAAGCAGTTGGATGACGTGGATTTTAATCGTCATTGTCCTCACGGGCGCCCGGTCATGCAGCGTTTAACGCTTCATGATGTGGAAAAGATGTTCAGGCGGATATGA
- the miaA gene encoding tRNA (adenosine(37)-N6)-dimethylallyltransferase MiaA — protein MKEDSRIPLVVVTGATASGKTALAVEIARRFSSEVISADSRQVYRYMDIGTAKATTEEQQVVPHHLIDVVDPDEKFSVADFADLAHRRIHEIHRRGHLPLVVGGTGLYIRALTEGLLDLPGEDEELRQRLLAAEQKQDGVLHQRLQHCDPELSQRLHANDVTRIIRALEVFELTGKPLSQWQCEHGFKEAPYRVIKFAVGMDRQDLYARINQRVLQMMDEGLFVETRQLLDRGYSPQLKAMRTIGYQQAVRYLHNEMTRDEAIADIQQETRRYAKRQLTWFRKDKSIIWVDYDSRFDSILAWIDDFI, from the coding sequence ATGAAAGAGGATTCCCGTATTCCACTGGTGGTGGTTACCGGAGCCACGGCATCTGGAAAAACAGCTCTTGCGGTTGAGATTGCCCGTCGTTTTTCGTCCGAGGTGATTTCGGCGGATTCCCGTCAGGTCTACCGTTATATGGATATCGGTACGGCCAAGGCAACCACGGAGGAACAACAGGTCGTTCCGCATCATCTGATTGATGTGGTTGACCCTGATGAAAAATTCAGTGTTGCAGATTTTGCGGATTTGGCCCATCGTCGAATCCACGAAATTCATCGGCGTGGCCATTTGCCGCTTGTCGTCGGTGGGACAGGTCTGTATATTCGTGCCCTCACGGAAGGCTTGCTTGATCTTCCGGGCGAAGATGAAGAGCTGCGCCAGCGCTTGTTGGCCGCTGAACAAAAACAGGATGGCGTTTTGCACCAACGTCTGCAACACTGCGATCCTGAGTTGTCTCAACGGTTGCACGCCAACGATGTGACTCGGATTATTCGGGCACTGGAGGTGTTTGAATTGACCGGAAAGCCCCTGTCACAGTGGCAATGTGAACACGGGTTTAAAGAAGCGCCGTACCGTGTCATTAAGTTTGCGGTTGGTATGGACAGGCAAGACCTGTATGCTCGCATTAATCAGCGGGTACTGCAGATGATGGACGAGGGACTGTTTGTTGAAACCCGGCAGTTGCTTGACCGCGGCTATTCGCCACAGCTGAAGGCCATGAGAACGATAGGCTATCAGCAGGCGGTTCGTTATCTGCATAACGAGATGACACGCGATGAGGCCATTGCCGACATTCAGCAGGAAACAAGACGTTACGCTAAACGACAGCTAACGTGGTTTCGTAAAGATAAGTCGATTATTTGGGTTGATTACGATAGTAGGTTTGATAGTATCCTTGCATGGATTGACGATTTTATTTAA
- a CDS encoding AAA family ATPase has translation MSYTEYFGLEREAFSNAPDARFYYDSEQHSQALTRVLRAVDSNKGLAVLVGGIGSGKTTLARRMLDTLPGEMYESSLLVMVHSGITPEWILTRIAMQLGVPKPAADRMTVLKQLYERLLEIDRQGRRAVVLIDEAQMLQTRALMEEFRGLLNLEIPGKKLLNLIFFGLPEVEECLRLDEPLAQRVAMRYYLHSLNEESTLAYIKHRLQVAGAKNMLFSAPAVKLIYQYSAGVPRLINTLCDNCLFEAYLQKISGVVPQIVQSVAGDLGLTQLPVAQATEGVDAHLSKIESMLSKMEQRRS, from the coding sequence ATGAGTTATACGGAATATTTCGGCCTGGAGCGAGAGGCTTTTTCAAATGCACCGGATGCCCGGTTTTATTATGACAGCGAGCAGCACAGTCAGGCTTTGACGCGTGTTTTAAGAGCGGTTGATTCCAATAAGGGACTGGCTGTTCTAGTGGGGGGGATTGGTTCCGGTAAAACGACTCTGGCGCGCAGGATGCTGGATACGCTACCCGGAGAGATGTATGAATCCTCGTTGCTGGTCATGGTTCATTCAGGGATTACGCCGGAATGGATTCTGACTCGGATCGCCATGCAGCTTGGTGTTCCCAAGCCTGCAGCGGACCGGATGACTGTTCTTAAGCAGCTTTATGAACGTTTGTTGGAGATTGACCGCCAGGGACGTCGGGCGGTAGTGCTCATTGATGAAGCGCAGATGCTGCAGACCCGAGCTCTGATGGAAGAGTTTCGCGGATTGCTGAATCTTGAGATTCCTGGCAAGAAACTGCTTAATCTCATTTTCTTTGGCCTGCCTGAGGTCGAGGAGTGTTTGCGTCTTGATGAGCCGTTGGCTCAGCGCGTAGCCATGCGATATTATCTCCATTCCCTCAATGAAGAATCAACCCTGGCGTACATCAAGCACCGCCTGCAGGTTGCCGGTGCCAAGAATATGTTGTTTTCAGCGCCTGCCGTTAAGCTGATCTATCAATACTCTGCCGGTGTTCCCCGCCTGATCAATACACTGTGCGATAATTGCTTGTTTGAGGCGTATCTGCAAAAGATTTCCGGTGTTGTTCCCCAGATTGTGCAAAGTGTCGCTGGCGATCTTGGTTTGACCCAACTGCCTGTTGCTCAGGCCACCGAGGGTGTTGATGCCCATTTGAGCAAAATTGAATCCATGTTGTCCAAGATGGAACAGCGCCGCTCCTGA
- a CDS encoding AsmA family protein, which produces MGNRVLKYLSVLALLSMFVLGVLVIAAHFLVTPQRIRDAIVPVLEQKLNRKVHLAAVDVSLFSGVTLSHLAIVDPEDEDLLVAADKVVLRYQFWPLLLQRIVIDEIRVEHPTLNVERSADGTVGLALLNRANVAPQTQNATLFTSSTDSVDLFVSDIYVSQAEILFKDYSFGATPHIYKFSESDLRIGNLSFEGQSSVVLWGKFNGAPVDIEGTFSLGRQSFDLTLVTDGLDLIPLQPYYHQFIDGRLDGLIIDSKLRLRGGASAPVQVSGQLTVRDLDLLLNAMNKYPLQKSRIALTMDLGMDSDYRNLDVTTLEMMVGDLAAKARGRVTSLQKNPQLDLVLTTADWSLRRLVQELPRSIGEDLAAYDPAGTMDGEWVVRGPISEGKALLKQGRLQLSAVQLSLDKWRPRIDGTLDIVARRIDGRDLAISLGDNSLAVSLHCDDWQRRQPRFNLQVSSERFDLSPQANGSSVRLEQGALPLAAQSTRTGDDYRQIREPGPIQVPVGVDGTVSINQLLWEQVTIEGLRGNFSLNNSLMRVGNLVGRFAEGTFRCAGQVDLGRQGFVYQGDAEAKDVELATFIAEVAPDKSDSLSGRGRLNMTFKGAGTQSLRIQQNLSADGAFVIENGRMQGTALMKQLASLLTLPEFEVFSFDKGEGEFTLHTGGQLDYSSAFAGSRSRLLSQGKVFFTKEVSSTLDVYLAPAVVTSLSPGALVKKYMVDEEGWARVPLRVSGRYDRPQLTYNVDVLGRKVGDVLTKKLQEKLNENQNAETDEVLKTPAAELINSALKELLAPKEK; this is translated from the coding sequence ATGGGCAACAGAGTGCTGAAATATTTAAGTGTGTTGGCTCTGCTCTCGATGTTTGTTCTTGGGGTACTGGTCATCGCCGCACATTTTCTGGTGACCCCACAACGGATCCGTGATGCGATTGTTCCTGTTCTGGAGCAAAAGCTGAACCGTAAAGTCCACCTTGCCGCTGTCGATGTCAGTCTGTTTTCCGGCGTTACTCTCAGTCATCTTGCCATTGTTGATCCCGAGGACGAAGACCTCCTTGTTGCCGCTGATAAAGTTGTCCTGCGCTATCAGTTCTGGCCACTTTTGCTGCAACGTATCGTTATTGATGAGATTCGTGTTGAACACCCGACGCTCAATGTTGAACGTTCGGCAGATGGCACGGTGGGTCTGGCCCTGTTGAACAGGGCTAACGTTGCGCCACAGACACAGAATGCCACTTTGTTTACCTCGTCAACGGACTCCGTAGATCTCTTTGTGTCGGATATTTATGTCAGTCAGGCCGAGATCCTCTTCAAAGACTATTCGTTTGGGGCTACGCCTCATATCTATAAATTTTCGGAGTCTGACCTACGCATCGGCAATCTCTCTTTTGAGGGCCAATCCAGCGTTGTCCTATGGGGCAAGTTTAACGGTGCGCCGGTTGATATTGAAGGGACTTTTTCGTTGGGAAGACAGTCTTTCGATCTCACCCTCGTGACCGATGGATTGGATCTGATTCCGTTGCAGCCGTACTATCACCAATTCATTGATGGCCGTTTAGATGGCTTGATTATTGATTCCAAACTGCGTTTGCGGGGTGGTGCCTCTGCCCCGGTGCAGGTGTCTGGGCAATTGACCGTGCGGGATCTTGACCTCTTGCTTAATGCGATGAACAAATATCCCCTGCAGAAGTCTCGAATCGCTTTGACAATGGACCTCGGGATGGACAGTGACTATCGGAATCTGGACGTGACCACGCTGGAGATGATGGTCGGAGACCTCGCGGCGAAAGCGAGAGGACGGGTGACTTCACTGCAAAAAAATCCTCAACTGGACTTGGTTTTGACCACTGCGGACTGGTCTCTGCGGCGCCTTGTTCAGGAATTGCCTCGCTCGATAGGGGAAGACCTTGCCGCTTATGATCCGGCCGGAACGATGGATGGTGAATGGGTTGTGCGTGGTCCTATTTCAGAGGGAAAAGCCCTGTTGAAGCAGGGACGCTTGCAACTGTCTGCCGTCCAGTTGTCCTTGGATAAATGGCGACCGCGCATTGATGGCACACTGGACATTGTGGCACGACGGATAGACGGACGAGATCTGGCGATCAGTTTGGGCGATAATTCACTTGCTGTTTCTTTGCATTGTGACGACTGGCAACGTCGTCAGCCCCGTTTTAATCTGCAGGTCAGCAGTGAGCGGTTTGATCTTTCACCTCAGGCAAATGGTTCTTCGGTTCGTTTGGAGCAGGGAGCATTGCCTCTGGCCGCACAATCTACAAGAACTGGCGATGACTATCGCCAGATTCGTGAACCGGGGCCGATTCAGGTCCCCGTTGGAGTTGATGGCACGGTCTCGATTAATCAATTGCTTTGGGAACAGGTGACCATTGAGGGTTTGCGTGGCAACTTTTCACTCAACAACAGTCTGATGCGGGTTGGTAATCTGGTTGGTCGCTTTGCGGAAGGAACATTCCGCTGTGCTGGGCAGGTCGACCTTGGTCGTCAAGGTTTCGTTTATCAGGGCGATGCCGAGGCAAAGGATGTTGAGCTTGCAACGTTTATTGCCGAGGTTGCACCGGACAAGAGCGATAGCTTGTCCGGCAGAGGACGGTTAAATATGACCTTTAAAGGGGCCGGGACACAATCCTTGAGAATTCAGCAAAACTTGTCTGCTGATGGTGCCTTTGTTATCGAGAATGGGCGTATGCAGGGGACGGCTTTGATGAAACAGCTGGCCTCTCTGCTGACGTTGCCGGAGTTTGAGGTGTTCAGCTTCGACAAAGGTGAAGGTGAATTCACCCTGCACACCGGCGGTCAACTCGACTATTCCAGTGCGTTCGCTGGGAGTCGTTCCCGGCTGCTTTCTCAGGGCAAGGTCTTTTTTACAAAGGAAGTTTCCAGTACCTTGGATGTCTACCTGGCGCCAGCAGTGGTAACTTCTCTAAGCCCCGGTGCTTTGGTTAAAAAATACATGGTGGATGAAGAGGGCTGGGCACGTGTTCCGTTGCGGGTGTCCGGTCGCTATGATCGTCCCCAACTGACGTATAATGTGGATGTTCTGGGACGTAAAGTTGGTGATGTCCTCACAAAAAAATTGCAGGAAAAATTAAATGAGAATCAAAACGCCGAGACCGACGAGGTGTTGAAGACGCCAGCAGCTGAACTGATCAATTCAGCGTTGAAAGAGCTGCTCGCTCCCAAAGAGAAGTAA
- the hfq gene encoding RNA chaperone Hfq, whose translation MAKTPFNIQDQYLNQARKERVKITVVMMSGEQLQGYIKSFDNFCVLIESGGDFLLYKHAISSITSADGLFKLHGGRD comes from the coding sequence ATGGCAAAGACACCGTTTAATATTCAAGATCAGTATTTGAATCAGGCGCGTAAAGAGCGTGTCAAAATTACCGTTGTCATGATGTCGGGTGAACAGTTGCAGGGATATATTAAATCCTTTGACAATTTTTGTGTGTTGATTGAAAGTGGCGGTGATTTCTTGCTGTATAAGCATGCCATTTCGTCAATCACCTCGGCAGACGGTCTGTTTAAATTGCATGGCGGTCGTGATTAG